A part of Paraburkholderia largidicola genomic DNA contains:
- a CDS encoding inorganic phosphate transporter: MPELSYPQTGTSSAKNRNLGLAVFVIALVAGAIYCAFQLVGDLESVRTGSVLAYLLLGVALLIALGFEFVNGFHDTANAVATVIYTHSLSPNVAVVWSGTWNFLGVLTSSGAVAFGILQLLPVELILQVGSSAGFAMVFALLIAAIIWNLGTWWFGLPSSSSHTLIGSIIGVGLMNQLLHGADGTSGVDWGQAAGVGKSLLFSPLIGFLLAGLLLLVLKALVRVPALYAEPKGKAPPPFWIRGLLILTCTGVSFAHGSNDGQKGMGLIMLILIGTVPTAYALNKAVTASETQTFLAVSQQASAALGKYATPGVPPVVAPRNEVENYVRTRQLAPATVPALQKLMEQIGQQVSSSGTMANVPQDNVDNVRNNMYVASEAIRLMEKAKQPAFATDDAKAIDNFKKQMDHATKFIPTWVKVAVAIALGLGTMVGWKRIVVTVGEKIGKQHLTYGQGASAELVAMVTIGAADMYGLPVSTTHVLSSGVAGTMAANGSGLQWSTVRSLVLAWVLTLPASIALSAGLYWLFRHLF; encoded by the coding sequence ATGCCGGAACTCTCATATCCGCAGACAGGCACCTCAAGTGCCAAAAACCGCAACTTAGGACTCGCAGTCTTTGTGATTGCGCTGGTCGCTGGCGCGATCTATTGCGCGTTTCAGTTGGTCGGCGACCTCGAATCCGTTCGCACCGGTTCTGTCCTCGCTTATCTGCTGCTAGGCGTCGCCCTTTTGATCGCGCTCGGCTTCGAGTTCGTCAATGGCTTTCACGACACGGCCAACGCCGTCGCGACGGTGATCTATACGCACTCGCTCTCGCCTAACGTCGCGGTCGTGTGGTCCGGCACGTGGAATTTCCTTGGTGTGCTGACCTCGAGCGGCGCAGTCGCATTCGGCATTCTCCAGTTGCTGCCCGTCGAACTGATTCTGCAAGTGGGCAGCAGCGCAGGCTTTGCGATGGTGTTCGCGCTGCTGATCGCCGCGATCATCTGGAATCTGGGCACGTGGTGGTTCGGCCTGCCGTCTTCGAGCTCGCATACGCTGATCGGCTCGATCATCGGCGTCGGCCTGATGAACCAGCTGCTGCATGGCGCGGACGGCACGAGCGGCGTCGATTGGGGGCAAGCTGCCGGCGTCGGCAAGTCGCTGCTGTTCTCGCCGCTCATCGGCTTCCTGCTCGCGGGTCTTCTGCTGCTGGTCCTCAAGGCGCTCGTGCGCGTGCCCGCGCTGTACGCCGAGCCGAAAGGCAAAGCGCCGCCGCCGTTCTGGATTCGCGGGCTGCTGATTCTGACCTGCACGGGCGTGTCGTTTGCGCACGGTTCCAACGATGGTCAGAAAGGCATGGGCCTCATCATGCTGATCCTGATCGGCACCGTGCCGACGGCCTACGCGCTGAATAAGGCAGTCACGGCAAGCGAAACGCAAACCTTCCTCGCGGTTTCGCAGCAGGCTTCGGCCGCGCTCGGCAAGTATGCGACGCCAGGCGTGCCGCCCGTCGTCGCGCCGCGCAACGAAGTGGAGAACTACGTGCGCACGCGGCAGCTCGCGCCCGCGACGGTGCCCGCGCTGCAGAAGCTGATGGAGCAGATCGGCCAGCAGGTCAGCTCGTCGGGCACGATGGCGAACGTGCCGCAGGACAACGTCGATAACGTGCGCAACAACATGTACGTCGCGTCGGAAGCAATCCGTCTGATGGAAAAGGCCAAGCAGCCCGCGTTCGCAACTGACGACGCCAAGGCCATCGACAACTTCAAGAAGCAGATGGACCACGCAACCAAGTTCATCCCGACATGGGTGAAAGTGGCCGTGGCGATCGCGCTGGGTCTCGGCACGATGGTCGGCTGGAAGCGCATCGTCGTGACGGTGGGCGAGAAGATCGGCAAGCAGCATCTGACCTATGGACAGGGCGCATCGGCCGAACTCGTCGCGATGGTCACGATCGGCGCCGCCGACATGTACGGCCTGCCGGTGTCGACCACGCACGTGCTGTCTTCGGGTGTGGCAGGTACGATGGCCGCCAACGGCTCAGGTCTGCAATGGAGCACCGTGCGCAGTCTGGTGCTCGCGTGGGTGCTGACGCTGCCTGCATCGATCGCGCTGTCCGCGGGACTGTACTGGTTGTTCCGTCACCTGTTCTGA
- the ppk2 gene encoding polyphosphate kinase 2, giving the protein MKESEQELDAESLAARQRRFEEDLVDAYDEELEMEVDDRILDGGEGFTPEARELRKQYFRELFRLQGELVKLQDWIVKTGHRLVVIFEGRDAAGKGGAIKRITQRLNPRVCRVAALPAPNNRERTQWYFQRYVSHLPAGGEMVLFDRSWYNRAGVERVMGFCTDDEYDEFFRSVPEFEKMLVRSGIQIIKYWFSITDEEQEIRFQARIHDPLKQWKLSPMDLESRRRWERYTQAKEVMLQRSHIPEAPWWVVQAVDKKRARLNCIHHLLSQVPYHEIEHPSIVLPERVFHEDYSRHPVPDTMIVPDVF; this is encoded by the coding sequence ATGAAGGAATCCGAACAGGAACTTGACGCCGAGTCGCTCGCCGCACGGCAGCGCCGCTTCGAAGAGGACCTCGTCGATGCGTACGACGAAGAACTCGAAATGGAAGTCGACGATCGCATCCTCGACGGCGGCGAGGGCTTCACGCCCGAAGCGCGCGAATTGCGCAAGCAGTATTTCCGCGAGCTGTTCCGTCTGCAAGGCGAACTCGTCAAGCTGCAGGACTGGATCGTCAAGACAGGGCATCGCCTTGTCGTGATCTTCGAAGGCCGCGACGCGGCTGGCAAGGGCGGTGCGATCAAGCGCATCACGCAGCGGCTGAATCCGCGCGTATGCCGGGTCGCGGCGCTGCCCGCGCCGAACAACCGCGAACGCACGCAATGGTACTTCCAGCGCTATGTCAGCCACCTGCCCGCAGGCGGCGAAATGGTGCTGTTCGATCGCAGCTGGTACAACCGCGCGGGCGTCGAGCGCGTGATGGGCTTCTGCACCGACGACGAATACGACGAATTCTTCCGCTCAGTGCCCGAGTTCGAGAAGATGCTGGTGCGCAGCGGTATTCAGATCATCAAGTACTGGTTCTCGATCACCGACGAAGAGCAGGAAATCCGCTTTCAGGCGCGTATCCACGATCCGCTCAAGCAATGGAAGCTGAGCCCGATGGACCTCGAAAGCCGTCGCCGCTGGGAGCGTTATACGCAGGCGAAGGAAGTGATGCTGCAGCGCTCGCACATTCCCGAAGCGCCGTGGTGGGTCGTGCAGGCCGTCGACAAGAAGCGCGCGCGGCTGAACTGCATTCATCATCTGCTGAGCCAGGTGCCGTATCACGAGATCGAACACCCGTCCATCGTACTGCCGGAACGGGTCTTCCACGAGGACTACAGCCGGCATCCCGTGCCGGACACGATGATCGTTCCCGACGTGTTTTGA